The Bacilli bacterium genome segment TTTGGAACATGTTCGTTCCGTTCCGCCGCGGGGAGAATATTGTTTGATCGTGGACCTTGCGGAAGGAGAAGCGGCAACGCCGGCAATGGAGCAATGGTGGCACGGCCAGTCCATTTCGCAACATGTCGAACATTATTTGCGGGAATGCGGCGATAAAAAAGAAGCGATGAGACGCGTAGCAGCCGATCGGGGCATCAGTCGGCGAGAGGTTTACAGGCACTTGCTTTCGGAACAGTAGAAAAAAGTCTCTGCGCACATTGTGCACAGAGACAAAGGAGAAATGAAAAAGGTTAGAATTAACAAATGAATAACTTTATTATAACCGATTTTTTTCATTTTGTCACAGGTTAGGCAATTCTTTAACACAATCCTGGCAAACAATTTTTCCTTTGAAGTAGGTGACATTCTCGGCATTGCTGCAAAAAATGCAGGCGGGTTCGTATTTTTTCAGCATGATGCGCTCGCCATCCACATAAATTTCCAGCGCGTCTTTTTCGCCGATGCCAAGCGTGCGGCGAAGTTCGATCGGGATGACAAC includes the following:
- a CDS encoding AbrB/MazE/SpoVT family DNA-binding domain-containing protein, giving the protein MLKSTGIVRKVDELGRVVIPIELRRTLGIGEKDALEIYVDGERIMLKKYEPACIFCSNAENVTYFKGKIVCQDCVKELPNL